The window CTACCTTACTTAAAATAAAAACCTTTTGCTGAATTTTGGGCATTTTGCTAACAATTGCTAAAGCTTCCCGAGTGGTTTCCTTTAGGCAAATTTCTCTTTCTATATCAAGTCCATAGAGTGATTTTTCTTCCGAAACATTAGATAAATCACACATTTTTTTTTGATCCCTTATTCGATTCAATATTCTATTTTTGATAGACCTAAATAGGTATGCAGAGAAAGGCTTACTGGGATCTAGATTCTTCCTGTTATCCCACACCGCTATAAATACAATTTGCACAACTTCTTCTGCTTCCAGAGGGTTAAAAAGAAAGGAGGAGGCAAAGGTCAACATTCTGTCTATATACCTATGATATAGCTCTTCAAATGCTGACTTATCTCCCTGTTTTAACAGAAGAACTAACTCAGCTTCTTTATGTTGACTTGGCTTCCTCACCCTAACTTTTTTATCGTTTTAATTTTGTGTTGCTTTAATTGACAGGTCTAAAATTAAAAATAATATCCATTTATTCTTTATCCGGTAAAGGATTCCTCATGCAAAATTTCCCCCTTTACATTTCGATGAATGAAACTAATTTTAGGATTACCTGTTTTTCGATCTACTTGGATAGACAAGAAACCTCCTATCAAATTAAGGTATTGGTGTTCAGGGCGAACGTCATCAGCATCCCATCCTTGGACGTGGAAATCACTTACCGGTCCGGAGCCAAACTCCATCAATCCCGTCTCTAAATCTTTGGAAACGTACTGCCAATGCCTGTCTCCATTGACTACAAACAAATTTTTCTTCTCTGATAAGTATTGCCTAAGCCAATCCCCTTCATGTCTAAAATTACTATTGGCATGATTGTCTTTTTTTCCATCCCTATCCGGTCCCACTACCGGGGTTGCTGTAAACAGCAATTTGAAAGTAGCATCAGATGCATCAACAGATTTTGTAAACCAATCAATCTGTTCTTTCCCCCAGATACTTTTTTCACTCCCGTCTTCCATGTCATTCCTGGACCTGTATTCTCTTCCTTCTACCATCCATAATTGTAGGTCCTTTCCCCACCTAAGGGTTCGGTAAGGTTTGTCTTCAATTGGAACATTTTCATACCAAAGCTTTATCCCCTCCTCAAAGGTCAAATCCCCATAAGGACCTTTACCTCTATAGGCATCGTCTTTCAAAACATCATGATCATCCTTTATCATGAAAATAGGTACTTTCTTAAAAAAGTCCCTTAAGGAAGGCCATCCATTCATCGCATGCCATTTGTGGCGGGCTTTCTCCATATTCTTAGCCAAAGGCCCCGGTTTGTCATAATATAAATAATCACCCGTATGAACAAAAAAGTCAGGTTTTAGCTTGGCCATGCTGTCATAAGTATGGAAACCTCTATTTTTGTCATCAAAACTCCAAAAATATTGACAAGTAGATGTGGTTAAAAGTACTGGGACCGCTTTACTATCGGCAGGGGCAGTCGAAAAGGAGCCTTTTTCTTTGGTCACCTTCCCTTCATCCAATTCCTTGGCTTCCCATATAATTGAATAATCGTTATTTTCTTTAAGTCCTGTAACATGTATTTTTACGGTAAAATCATTGTCCGATGTGGCTTTCTCCCAAGGTGAAGTGAAAATAGTTTTCCCTTTTTTATCTTTTATTATTACCCTTGCTTCACCTTCTACTCCTGCCACGGCCCCATCCATTTTACTCACTTCCTGATTTTCATCAAAATCAATGGGGTGTCTAAAGACTTTCTCTATTCGTTCATGTCTCACCGGGTTCGGAGTAGCTTGAGCACACAATCTCGTCCATAGCATGCATTGGTTTTCCCCAACTTCTGAGACTTTAAACCCATTGGTAAAGTAAGGTCCTTTGGTATTAAAATTAAAAGTTGTAGGACCTGCCTTGGTAACAACTTTTGGGCTTAAAGTAAAAGTCACAAGCCCGGCAAGGACTTTTTTGACAAAACTTCGTCTTCTATTAAAATTCATATTTTAATGATTATTTTTTTTGGATTGCAACCTATTGATAAACTTTAGCTCTAAATTATTAATGAGTTGGCTGATCTAAACATTCCTTAATTATGCGAACGATAGGCTATGAACCATTTTTTACTTAATAGAACTAATCTTAACTCAACACTTCCTTGCCATTTTCTATGCTACCTAAAGTATCGATAGGAATGACTCCCATTGTCTTTTTTCAAACTCAAAGAAACATTGTGCGCTATTGAATTTCTATTCCCATCATATGACAAGGGTATATGGAAGGGTCAGTTAAACCCGAAATATGCAATAGACATTCTATTACGTGCTGAAATCGCTTTAAAATCAGCCACTTCGTTGCTGTTTTCAATTTCACCATAGCGGTGCTATGCTAAAATCTCCAAACAGTCTGATTTTCTTGCGATTGCAACACTCATTACGAATCCTATTTCATAATCCAGGTTAAAAATAGCTTATTTCTAATAAAGAAAAAAAGCCTCTCGCTTAATCTACGAGAGGCTTTTTTTCAAGTAGATCAATACCCGGGATTTTGCACAAACTCATCAGGATTACTAGCCCGATCTATCTGTGTTTGAGGAATTGGCCTCACCAAATGCATTTCTTTTATATTTGGACTTGCATCGAGGTTATATTGCCTAACCCTTTCGAGCAAAGTACCTGTCCTTTTCAGGTCGTACCAGCGGTGCTTCTCACCTACCAATTCTCTTGCCCGTTCTTCCAATATAAAATCCAGATTAATGTCATTGGCATCAACCAACATTTCAGCTTCCTTGCCGGGTATAGCTGCCCTGGATCTTAATACATTCATATAATCAGCCGCAGTACCTGCATCTCCTTGTCTCCAGGCAGCCTCACTGGCAATCAGATACATTTCTGCCAACCTGACCACAGGAAAATCTCTACGTCCTGCAGTTTCATTGGTACTGGGACGCAGTGGATCTAAAAACTTCAATAAAGAAGGGTAATTCCTTCTCTGATTTGTTCCAATCTCTTGGTAAGCATTCACATCTCCAATCCAATTTCCCTTGTAATCAATGATCCAATAGGGAGCAGCCATTTTGACTTCATCAGGAACAGGTTCCATGACTATATGGATTGCTGTATCTCCGGGATTTACTTGGTGTCCATTGATTTCAGCTGAGATATTGGCATACCAAACCGTTTTAAATGAGCCGTTCCACCTGGCATCAATGTCTCTATCGTAAAGGCTAAACAAGTAATTGGTCGGTAAAAACCGCTGAAATGGTCGACCATTTTCGACATCTCTAACCATGGCAGGATTGAAAGTATAATCAAAGATAAAATACAAATGCCCCGAATTTCCCGGACCATTCAATAGCGGATCTTCAGTAAATTGCACGGACCATATAAATTCCTTATTGCTATCATTATTGATATCCCACAAGTCAGCATAAGGAGTTACCAGTTCAAAATCATAGTTCTGAATCACACTAGAAGCCAAGGCTTCGGCAGCTGCCCAATTACCCAAGGTCAAGTGAACTCTTGCTAAAATGGCTTCAGCAGCTCCTTTAAAAGCCCTACCTTGTTCCGCAGCACTTGGTGGTAAATTTTCTACAGCAAATTCAAGATCCGGGAGTATCCCATTATCATAAATAGTGGATGCAGGTGTTTTGTTGGCTTCTGTTTCCACACCTTTTGTCTCCTCCAAAGTAAAATGCACATCCCCCCACTGCTGTACCAAGTGAAAATAGTAAAGGGCGCGGAGAAATCGAGCCTCTGCTTCTACCTCTTTCCTTCGCTCTTCAGTAATGCCCGTGACATCAGGGATTTTACTCACTACGGTATTGCATTGGTTTACCCCCACATAAAGGGCATTCCAAACATTGGTTACCGTGGAATTTGTACCTAGAAAATTTGAAGAATAGTTATTAATATCCGGATTATTGGCAATCCCTCCAAAACCATTGGTGAAAATATCGGTTCCTGTTACGGTTAGGAAAAACCCATTTTGCTGGCCGTAAAAATCCCTGAGCGTCGTATAGGACGCCTTGAGGCCATCCTCAATTCCTCTCTCTGTTACATAATAACTATCAGAGGTTGCCAAACTTACAGGGTCTTCCGTCAAAATCTCATTACACGAACTTATTGACAAGCCCAAAATGAAACAAATAATAATATGAAAATATTTCATGTTTTCGTCAATTTAAAATTTCAAATTAATTCCAAAAATATAAGAGGCAGTAGTGAGTGGGCTACCTCCACCTACACTGCCGTTGGAAGTTTCGGGATCTACTGTTTTATAAGGAGAAAATATAAACGCATTGTTAACAGTAGAATAAACCCTTGCTGAGGTTAAACCTAATTTTTTGATCAAACCGGAATTAAAATTATAACCCAGGGCAATGTTTCTTATTTTAATATAAGAACCATCAAAATACCTAACGGCAGAGGCATACAATGGGGCCTCACCGGCATTTGGTCTAGGAATCGCATTGGTAGGATTATCAGCTGTCCAGTAATCCATTGTAATGGCATTGTATCTACCTTGCCAGTTGTTTCCTCCTAAATTATGATAGCCGCTATTCAGCATTTGGCCCATTCTGGCGTGCACGAGCACAGATAAATCAAAGCCTTTATAGCTAAATCTATTGGTGAAGCCACCAGACCAGCTAGGCACGGTGGACCCCAAAACCTTTCTGTCATCTGAATTAATATTCCCATCGGGTTGCTTGTTTAGTTCACCATCTTCACCTCTTCCATTTACATCATTGATGCGGATATCACCCGGTTGTTGCCCATAATCTGCAGCTAAATCTGCCTCATCTAATTGCCAGATTCCCCCTTGCTCAAAATCATAAAACACATTAACAGGCTCACCTATAAACCAGCTGTTTCCTACATCATCACTGTCTCCATCAAAAAGCTCTGTAATTTGTTCCTTGTTTGAAAAAACATTCATGTTTACATCCCATCTAAGCCCTGTAGGTTGATTGATGATATTTGCATTCACGGATAATTCCCAACCTGAATTCCTAGTACTCCCTATATTTTGCAGTACAGAGTTATAACCTGAAGTGATGGGCAGTAATCTGTTTAACAATAAATTACTGGTATTTGTAATATAATATTCTAGACTACCGTTAATACGGTCCTCAAATAAACCATAATCAAGACCTAAATTCATGGTTTTTGAAATCTCCCACTTCAAATCAGGGTTTGGAATTAAATTATTGGCATAACCAAAGGCAGCAGTAGACCCAAAAACATATGTGGTTCTTTCCAGTCCACCGAGGGTCTGATAAGCAGAAATGGCAGTATTGCCCACTTCACCATATCCACCTCTAACCTTTAAAAAGGAAATTTTAGACCCCTGCATTAATTCTTCTTCAGATAAAATATAACCTGCAGAAAATGCGGGGAAAAAGGCCCACTTATTGCCTTCTGCTAACCTTGAAGACCCATCAGCTCTACCTGTAAGGGTAAACAGAAATTTGTCATCAAAGCGGTAATTAGCCCTTCCCATATAGGAGGTAAGTCCCCATTCACCTAGAGAGCTACCAATTCCAGTGATTGTAGAAGAGCTTCCCAAATCATAAAACAAGGATTTTTCTATAGGAATGTCTTGACCCGAGAGTGAGGATGTTTCAAATCGACTTGACTGTACTGAAAATAAGCCAACCAAGTTAAGGTCATGTTTGCCAAAACTTTTGTCATAGGAAAGGATGTTCTCCTGAGTATAAGCAAAATCCATTTGATTGTTTATCTCCCCTTGGTTAATGTTGCCATCTAGCATACCTCCATAGGTCCCTCTTCTGGTTAGATTGAAATCAGGACCATAATTTACCCTAAGTTTTAAATGATCATTGAATTGGTATTCTGCATATAAATTGGCAAAGATTCTATGCCCTCTTGTTTCATCAACATATTGGTAAGGTTGATAATTTAACAAAGGGTTGGACAATAGTCCTTCCCTAGGGTTGGGAAAAGCCAAGAAGTTTCCTTCTTCATCATAAGGACCTACTAGCGGTGAATATCCCAAAGAATTTGAAAAGGGAGCGCTAGACATTTGATTTCTTTCACTTAGGCTAACCGTAGCACTAAGCCCCATTTTAAGCTTATCCGTTAATTTAGATTCAAGGTTAACCCTTATGGCTGTTCTTTCGAAATCAGTACCCGGTATATAACCATCTTCTTTGAAAAAAGAGCCCGAAACATAATAATTTACTTTATCGGTTCCACCACTAACGGAAACTTGGTGGTCTTGTTGACTGCCCGTCTGTATGGCTAAATCCAACCAATTTGTAAATCTTCCCGCTTGCAAATTCTCAATTTCTAAAGGTGCAAGAAAATTACTGTCGAATGATGAATCATCTCCATCATGCCCTCTGGCAATTCTGGAATAGGCCGCAAATGCATTCCCATCCATAAGATTGAGGTTTTCTATGAGTTGTTTTACCCCATAATAGCCATCGTAGCTAATAACTGCCTTCCCTGTTTTTCCTCTTTTGGTCGTAATCAAAACCACGCCATTGGCTCCTCTGGAACCATAGATAGCTACAGAACTTGCATCCTTTAAAACCTCCATTGACTCAATATCATTGGGGTTAAAATCATTGATATTTGCATTGGTAGGAATCCCATCAATTACATAGAGCGGTTCATTACTTGCATTAATCGATCGATTGCCTCGAATTCTAATTTGAACTGGAGAACCGGGTGAACCATTTGATCTAACGATATCTACACCCGCAAGTCTACCTTGAGATTGTTCCAAAAAATTGCCTGCGGGAGTTTCTTTTAGATCTTCACTAGTAACAGAAGAGATGGCTCCCGTCAAATCACTTTTTCGCTGGGTTCCATACCCCACAACCACCACTTCTTCAAGGGAGGAGGTGTCCTCTATTAGGGAAATATTTAACTGTGTTTGATTACCAATAGTTACTTCTGCAGATTCAAAACCGATGAAAGATATGCGGATCACTTGACCGGGGCTTGCATCCACGGTGAATTTACCATCGATATCCGTCACTGTTCCGGTATTGGTTCCAACCACAATAACGGTGGCCCCGGGAATGGGAGTGTTGTCCTGATCTACTACAATTCCCTTAATTGAGGCAGGAATAGATAGGTTATTAATGGTGGTCTCAAGTTTATGGGATGAATTAAGACCTGGGATTGTTGCATATGCACTTGACTGAAAATGTGTGTACAAAAAAGACACAGCAAATACAGGCAGCCATACCAACCGGTAGCTTGTAATTTTTTTTTCTCATGGGTTTATTGTTTTGAGTGAATAACTAAATGGTTTTTAAAGAGAATTTGTACCTACTCCTTTTTAAAAACCAATAAATTTGACTTTACATTTTTCGATGATATTTGAATTTTTAGTTAATAAAATTAATTTTTAACTTCGTAATTTATAAAAAAATAAATATATTATTACACTTAATCCTGTCAATGGTTATTATAATTAATTAAATGGAAATATCCCATACCTATAGCAGGAGCGATTCTATACAGTATAGGGTCAACTAGAGAAACTTTTGTTTAATTAGGAAGGAGCCTCAAGGTGTCAATTCACTTTTATGAATGGTTTTTTCATAGATAATATTGCCTGCTTCTCCCACCAAGCGAAAAACTACGGCAGGGTCTTGTTCAGCATGAAGGTAAGTAAATTCTCCAAACGCAAATTGTCCATCAGTCCCATAGAGTTGGGTATCCCAGGATGGATCTATGGCGGGTGGACCAATTCTCGCCCCTAAACTTGCGGCTTCAAATTCATAAAAACCGAAATCAGATTTTCTAGGTATGGTAAACCCCCTGGCTCCATGTCTGTCTCCCGAAATAAGCAAGACACCACTGATATTATTTTCTTCGATAAAACTAAACAACTCTTCCCTTCCTTCCGGGTCGTTTACTCCCCATGAATCTTTACCATTAGACACATAATCACTCCACATAGATCCACAGGACAGGACAATAAATGGCCCTTCACAATCCAATAATTGTTCTTTTAACCAATTCATCTGTTGAGGGCCTAAAAATGAGCCTTTTTCTCCGGTCCTAAAATACCGATTGTCTGTCATAAGGATATCAAATGGGCCTATTCTATCTCTTGTAAAAATCCCCTCCTGATTGGCTTCATCCCCATAGGAATGATTGACCCATGAATGCTTGAATACTTCCCTGACACCATTTCGACCCTTTTCTGAGTATCCTTCAGGTATCCCGGCTTTGTCATTATCAAAATAGTCATGATCATCCCAAGAAGCATAAACAGGGGTCTGTGCAGCAAAGTTTTGCCAGGCAGGCAAAAAATCTCTTAACAAGTAATCAGCCCTATGCATGCCCAAATGATCATTCCTATCTTGAACAGCAATATCACCTAAAAACAGCATCGCTTGATTTCCTCTCTCTTGAATTTGCTCCAGCAAAGTATGGTTTCCTAATCCCCAACGGTGAGGACAGGAACCAAATGCTATTTTTACCTCTTCATATTGGTTGTCTTCTGGCAAGGTTTTGATGATTTGTTCAACGCTTGGCGAAAGGGTTATACCGTTTACAATGATCTTATAAGGATAGCTTGTAGAAGGTTTTAAATCATCAATTTTTACAACTGCTGATAACTCGGTTTTTCCATCAGTAAATACTGGCCCATAGATTTTCCCTTCTCCAGTTTTCTCAATCCACACTTCTACTTTTGCAGGTCCTAAAGTCCTTAGCCAGACTGAAGCACCATT of the Cyclobacterium marinum DSM 745 genome contains:
- a CDS encoding SusC/RagA family TonB-linked outer membrane protein, encoding MYTHFQSSAYATIPGLNSSHKLETTINNLSIPASIKGIVVDQDNTPIPGATVIVVGTNTGTVTDIDGKFTVDASPGQVIRISFIGFESAEVTIGNQTQLNISLIEDTSSLEEVVVVGYGTQRKSDLTGAISSVTSEDLKETPAGNFLEQSQGRLAGVDIVRSNGSPGSPVQIRIRGNRSINASNEPLYVIDGIPTNANINDFNPNDIESMEVLKDASSVAIYGSRGANGVVLITTKRGKTGKAVISYDGYYGVKQLIENLNLMDGNAFAAYSRIARGHDGDDSSFDSNFLAPLEIENLQAGRFTNWLDLAIQTGSQQDHQVSVSGGTDKVNYYVSGSFFKEDGYIPGTDFERTAIRVNLESKLTDKLKMGLSATVSLSERNQMSSAPFSNSLGYSPLVGPYDEEGNFLAFPNPREGLLSNPLLNYQPYQYVDETRGHRIFANLYAEYQFNDHLKLRVNYGPDFNLTRRGTYGGMLDGNINQGEINNQMDFAYTQENILSYDKSFGKHDLNLVGLFSVQSSRFETSSLSGQDIPIEKSLFYDLGSSSTITGIGSSLGEWGLTSYMGRANYRFDDKFLFTLTGRADGSSRLAEGNKWAFFPAFSAGYILSEEELMQGSKISFLKVRGGYGEVGNTAISAYQTLGGLERTTYVFGSTAAFGYANNLIPNPDLKWEISKTMNLGLDYGLFEDRINGSLEYYITNTSNLLLNRLLPITSGYNSVLQNIGSTRNSGWELSVNANIINQPTGLRWDVNMNVFSNKEQITELFDGDSDDVGNSWFIGEPVNVFYDFEQGGIWQLDEADLAADYGQQPGDIRINDVNGRGEDGELNKQPDGNINSDDRKVLGSTVPSWSGGFTNRFSYKGFDLSVLVHARMGQMLNSGYHNLGGNNWQGRYNAITMDYWTADNPTNAIPRPNAGEAPLYASAVRYFDGSYIKIRNIALGYNFNSGLIKKLGLTSARVYSTVNNAFIFSPYKTVDPETSNGSVGGGSPLTTASYIFGINLKF
- a CDS encoding alkaline phosphatase D family protein; translated protein: MSRFTIQTFVNHMNISLQIKAMSNCLFLFLLLSSTLNAQNFGEKGHPMNKSTDSREILKYWGTTPNGEINLYESAYKILSAEKNASYADLIKNSSFKDLLIQQNREILAGPMLGQIKSNGASVWLRTLGPAKVEVWIEKTGEGKIYGPVFTDGKTELSAVVKIDDLKPSTSYPYKIIVNGITLSPSVEQIIKTLPEDNQYEEVKIAFGSCPHRWGLGNHTLLEQIQERGNQAMLFLGDIAVQDRNDHLGMHRADYLLRDFLPAWQNFAAQTPVYASWDDHDYFDNDKAGIPEGYSEKGRNGVREVFKHSWVNHSYGDEANQEGIFTRDRIGPFDILMTDNRYFRTGEKGSFLGPQQMNWLKEQLLDCEGPFIVLSCGSMWSDYVSNGKDSWGVNDPEGREELFSFIEENNISGVLLISGDRHGARGFTIPRKSDFGFYEFEAASLGARIGPPAIDPSWDTQLYGTDGQFAFGEFTYLHAEQDPAVVFRLVGEAGNIIYEKTIHKSELTP
- a CDS encoding RagB/SusD family nutrient uptake outer membrane protein; translated protein: MKYFHIIICFILGLSISSCNEILTEDPVSLATSDSYYVTERGIEDGLKASYTTLRDFYGQQNGFFLTVTGTDIFTNGFGGIANNPDINNYSSNFLGTNSTVTNVWNALYVGVNQCNTVVSKIPDVTGITEERRKEVEAEARFLRALYYFHLVQQWGDVHFTLEETKGVETEANKTPASTIYDNGILPDLEFAVENLPPSAAEQGRAFKGAAEAILARVHLTLGNWAAAEALASSVIQNYDFELVTPYADLWDINNDSNKEFIWSVQFTEDPLLNGPGNSGHLYFIFDYTFNPAMVRDVENGRPFQRFLPTNYLFSLYDRDIDARWNGSFKTVWYANISAEINGHQVNPGDTAIHIVMEPVPDEVKMAAPYWIIDYKGNWIGDVNAYQEIGTNQRRNYPSLLKFLDPLRPSTNETAGRRDFPVVRLAEMYLIASEAAWRQGDAGTAADYMNVLRSRAAIPGKEAEMLVDANDINLDFILEERARELVGEKHRWYDLKRTGTLLERVRQYNLDASPNIKEMHLVRPIPQTQIDRASNPDEFVQNPGY
- a CDS encoding alkaline phosphatase D family protein; the encoded protein is MNFNRRRSFVKKVLAGLVTFTLSPKVVTKAGPTTFNFNTKGPYFTNGFKVSEVGENQCMLWTRLCAQATPNPVRHERIEKVFRHPIDFDENQEVSKMDGAVAGVEGEARVIIKDKKGKTIFTSPWEKATSDNDFTVKIHVTGLKENNDYSIIWEAKELDEGKVTKEKGSFSTAPADSKAVPVLLTTSTCQYFWSFDDKNRGFHTYDSMAKLKPDFFVHTGDYLYYDKPGPLAKNMEKARHKWHAMNGWPSLRDFFKKVPIFMIKDDHDVLKDDAYRGKGPYGDLTFEEGIKLWYENVPIEDKPYRTLRWGKDLQLWMVEGREYRSRNDMEDGSEKSIWGKEQIDWFTKSVDASDATFKLLFTATPVVGPDRDGKKDNHANSNFRHEGDWLRQYLSEKKNLFVVNGDRHWQYVSKDLETGLMEFGSGPVSDFHVQGWDADDVRPEHQYLNLIGGFLSIQVDRKTGNPKISFIHRNVKGEILHEESFTG
- a CDS encoding RNA polymerase sigma factor; amino-acid sequence: MRKPSQHKEAELVLLLKQGDKSAFEELYHRYIDRMLTFASSFLFNPLEAEEVVQIVFIAVWDNRKNLDPSKPFSAYLFRSIKNRILNRIRDQKKMCDLSNVSEEKSLYGLDIEREICLKETTREALAIVSKMPKIQQKVFILSKVDGFSNSEIAEKLTISMRTVEHHIYKAKKSFKVNNFEKFGVIILIFNEILL